In a genomic window of Methylobacter sp. YRD-M1:
- a CDS encoding sugar MFS transporter: MANIPHPPTASDKLTDSTQNPYFGSLAVLTSLFFIWGFITSLNDILIPHLKAVFTLNYTQAMLIQFCFFTAYFVVSMPSGYLVERIGFKGGIITGLSIAGLGCLLFYPAAGRHSYPLFLTAFFVLASGITLLQVAANPYVTILGKPETAPSRLTMTQAFNSLGTTIAPYFGALFILSAAVKTADEIKLLRTEDLSAYQAAQAAVVQHPYLLLAGVLFLIAGLFAAIKLPRVEPAEAHVREITDDAFHESAWGYRHLVLGAIGIFVYVGAEVSIGSFLVNYLAQPVISGLAEHEAAKYVSLYWGGAMVGRFAGAIVMRNIQPGKILAFNALAASVLVVASMIGAGPLAMWSILAVGLCNSIMFPTLFSLAVNGLGKHTGQGSGILCAAIVGGAIIPVVQGLFADRIGIQQAFFIPVLCYLYIAYYGWKGHRLVS, from the coding sequence ATGGCGAATATACCCCATCCCCCAACGGCATCCGACAAACTCACAGACAGCACCCAGAACCCTTATTTCGGCTCCCTGGCCGTGCTGACTTCGCTGTTTTTCATCTGGGGCTTCATCACCAGCCTGAACGATATCCTGATTCCGCATCTGAAAGCGGTATTTACGCTGAACTACACGCAGGCCATGCTGATCCAGTTCTGCTTCTTTACGGCTTATTTCGTGGTTTCGATGCCCAGCGGCTATCTGGTTGAAAGGATCGGCTTCAAGGGCGGCATCATTACCGGCCTGTCCATAGCCGGTCTGGGCTGCCTGCTCTTTTATCCGGCGGCCGGCCGGCATTCCTATCCGTTGTTTCTGACAGCCTTCTTCGTGCTGGCCTCCGGCATCACTTTGCTGCAGGTCGCGGCCAACCCTTATGTGACCATCCTCGGCAAGCCGGAAACCGCCCCCAGCCGGTTGACGATGACGCAGGCCTTCAATTCCTTGGGCACGACAATTGCGCCTTATTTTGGCGCCTTGTTCATTCTGTCCGCAGCCGTAAAAACGGCTGATGAAATCAAGTTGTTGAGAACCGAAGATCTGTCGGCCTATCAGGCCGCGCAGGCGGCCGTCGTGCAGCATCCCTATCTGCTGCTGGCCGGGGTTTTGTTTTTGATTGCCGGTCTCTTTGCCGCGATCAAACTGCCCAGGGTGGAGCCCGCCGAAGCACATGTTCGGGAAATCACTGATGATGCCTTTCATGAGAGTGCCTGGGGCTATCGGCATCTGGTCCTGGGTGCGATCGGCATCTTTGTCTATGTAGGCGCGGAAGTCTCTATCGGCAGCTTTCTGGTCAATTATCTGGCTCAGCCTGTCATCTCGGGACTGGCCGAGCATGAGGCGGCGAAGTATGTGTCGCTGTACTGGGGCGGCGCCATGGTCGGCCGGTTCGCCGGCGCGATCGTCATGCGCAATATCCAGCCCGGCAAAATCCTGGCATTCAATGCCCTGGCCGCATCCGTCCTGGTCGTAGCCAGCATGATCGGCGCCGGTCCTTTGGCCATGTGGTCCATTCTGGCCGTAGGACTGTGCAATTCCATCATGTTCCCGACACTGTTTTCTCTGGCAGTCAACGGCTTGGGAAAGCACACCGGTCAGGGCTCCGGGATTTTATGCGCGGCCATCGTCGGCGGCGCTATCATCCCCGTTGTGCAGGGCCTGTTCGCCGACCGGATCGGCATCCAGCAGGCTTTCTTCATTCCCGTCCTCTGCTATTTATACATCGCTTATTACGGCTGGAAAGGCCATAGGCTTGTGTCTTAA
- a CDS encoding S8 family serine peptidase: MAAAEEITSISEQVSKACTEIKDEQSGKVCIEAVTEQVSKLRSEIIEGSYIVTLNPDEPEIMDLFAELQKKLEDAAQLAKIKEDFAVNLGIDGIVENIFSSIHTVHIKMNSFEAQLLSKDKRILRVEPDLMLRVQSEQVEPGWALDRIDGDVAVLDNVYRWNANGAGQTIYILDTGVNTSLPEFGGRAVTIWDVNDPDHKTATWGQDCNGHGTAVADAAGGNLFGVAKGVSILSAKITIGCSDSSSLSTHLFAFDWLAKNAPAGTIVNWSNGAKTSDCNVPIISTALEDAMRAAYAHGVIIVVSAGNDGCDTANYSPTRIDEVFVVGATGSALLSSGKDAKWSKSRTGWQIDLFAPGQDVPLYGRDGILYAWSGTSVSAPFVSGLFAIGCQLYPSYCAQPKLAFDGLKSVMTPNTVTNSDGTPLTGATSLMIKQSW, from the coding sequence ATGGCTGCTGCCGAAGAAATTACGTCTATCAGTGAACAAGTCAGCAAGGCGTGCACTGAGATTAAAGATGAACAATCAGGCAAGGTGTGCATTGAGGCTGTGACCGAACAAGTAAGCAAGTTGCGCAGCGAAATTATAGAAGGGTCTTATATTGTAACCCTGAATCCGGACGAGCCGGAAATAATGGATCTATTCGCCGAGCTTCAGAAAAAATTAGAAGATGCGGCACAGCTTGCCAAAATCAAGGAAGACTTTGCGGTTAATCTGGGTATTGATGGCATTGTGGAAAATATCTTTTCGTCCATCCATACCGTCCATATCAAGATGAATTCTTTTGAAGCTCAGCTGTTGAGTAAGGATAAGCGCATACTCAGAGTTGAGCCGGACCTGATGTTGCGCGTCCAGAGCGAGCAAGTCGAACCCGGGTGGGCGTTGGACAGGATCGATGGCGATGTCGCAGTACTTGATAATGTCTATCGTTGGAACGCCAATGGCGCCGGCCAGACCATCTATATTCTCGATACCGGCGTTAATACCAGTCTGCCCGAGTTCGGGGGGCGAGCCGTTACCATTTGGGATGTCAATGATCCCGACCACAAAACAGCAACATGGGGTCAGGATTGCAATGGACATGGAACCGCTGTGGCCGATGCGGCCGGAGGAAATCTCTTCGGAGTAGCAAAAGGCGTATCGATTCTTTCGGCCAAGATCACCATTGGCTGTTCAGATTCATCCAGTTTGTCTACTCATTTATTCGCTTTCGATTGGCTGGCCAAAAATGCGCCTGCCGGCACCATTGTGAACTGGAGTAACGGGGCGAAGACCAGCGACTGCAATGTTCCGATTATCTCAACCGCCCTGGAAGACGCTATGCGGGCGGCCTACGCGCATGGCGTAATTATTGTGGTTTCGGCAGGCAATGATGGCTGTGATACGGCTAATTATTCACCGACCCGGATAGATGAGGTGTTTGTAGTCGGTGCTACCGGCAGTGCTTTATTATCGTCCGGCAAGGATGCCAAATGGTCCAAATCGCGCACAGGCTGGCAGATCGATTTATTTGCCCCGGGGCAGGATGTTCCTTTGTATGGACGCGACGGCATACTCTATGCCTGGAGCGGCACATCTGTTTCCGCGCCCTTTGTAAGCGGATTGTTTGCTATCGGCTGCCAGCTGTACCCCAGCTATTGCGCTCAACCGAAACTGGCTTTTGACGGACTGAAGAGCGTCATGACCCCCAACACGGTCACCAACTCGGACGGTACGCCTTTGACCGGCGCAACGTCTTTGATGATTAAACAGTCATGGTGA
- a CDS encoding type 1 glutamine amidotransferase domain-containing protein has product MKILIVLTSHDRLGDTGEKTGFWLEEFAAPYYVLKDAGATITLASPRGGQPPVDPKSDLPENQTEATKRFHADAAAQAELARTKKLADVSAGDFDAVFFPGGHGPMWDLCDNADAIALVENFVKAGKPVAAVCHAPIALVNVRGRDGEFLVKGRRVTGFTNTEEDAVGLTSAMPFLLEDRLKERGAIYGRAADWAPYIEVDGKLVTGQNPASSEPAAEALLKLLRAV; this is encoded by the coding sequence ATGAAGATTCTGATTGTGCTTACGTCCCATGACCGGCTCGGCGATACGGGCGAAAAGACGGGTTTCTGGCTGGAAGAGTTTGCCGCCCCTTATTACGTGCTGAAGGATGCCGGAGCGACGATCACGCTGGCATCGCCCCGAGGCGGCCAGCCGCCGGTCGATCCGAAAAGCGATCTGCCCGAGAACCAGACCGAAGCCACGAAGCGCTTTCATGCAGATGCCGCCGCGCAAGCTGAGCTTGCCCGCACGAAAAAGCTGGCCGACGTGTCGGCGGGCGATTTCGACGCTGTCTTCTTTCCCGGCGGCCATGGCCCGATGTGGGACCTGTGCGACAACGCCGACGCCATCGCGCTGGTCGAGAATTTCGTGAAGGCCGGCAAGCCCGTCGCGGCAGTCTGCCATGCGCCGATTGCGCTGGTGAATGTGCGCGGTAGAGATGGCGAGTTCCTCGTCAAAGGCAGGCGCGTAACCGGATTTACGAACACTGAAGAAGATGCAGTAGGCTTGACATCCGCCATGCCTTTTCTGCTGGAAGACCGGCTGAAGGAGCGGGGCGCCATTTACGGCAGGGCTGCTGACTGGGCGCCTTATATCGAGGTGGACGGCAAACTCGTGACCGGCCAGAACCCGGCCTCGTCGGAGCCCGCCGCGGAAGCGCTGCTGAAGCTGCTTCGTGCGGTTTGA
- a CDS encoding class I SAM-dependent methyltransferase — protein MGLILEKIVPWGRSYEEYIAMFNLTDTELKLGILGCGDGPAGFNAELTRRGGRIVSVDPIYAFDVAQIKSRILTTYATIMAQMRKNQADYVWEAIASVEDLGRVRMSAMNAFLSDYKSGKKDGRYIAAELPSLPLENGRFDIALSSHFLFLYSDHLSPEFHLQALKEMLRIACQVRVFPLLTLAGTRSPHLESIMQSLESQGFGAEIRRVPYEFQRGGNEMLLIEPV, from the coding sequence ATGGGCTTAATACTGGAAAAAATCGTACCGTGGGGGCGTTCCTATGAAGAATATATCGCCATGTTTAATCTTACGGACACCGAATTGAAACTTGGCATTCTCGGTTGCGGCGACGGCCCGGCCGGCTTCAATGCGGAACTGACCCGGCGCGGCGGCCGCATCGTTTCAGTCGATCCGATCTATGCATTTGACGTTGCGCAAATCAAAAGCCGCATCCTGACGACTTATGCAACGATAATGGCGCAAATGCGCAAGAACCAGGCCGATTACGTCTGGGAGGCCATCGCTTCAGTTGAAGATCTCGGGCGAGTCCGCATGTCCGCCATGAACGCGTTCCTGTCGGATTACAAAAGCGGCAAAAAAGACGGCCGGTATATTGCCGCGGAATTACCGTCTCTGCCGCTTGAAAACGGCAGATTCGATATCGCGCTGTCGTCGCATTTCCTGTTCCTGTACAGCGACCATTTATCGCCCGAATTTCACCTTCAGGCTTTAAAGGAAATGCTGCGCATAGCCTGCCAAGTGAGAGTATTTCCATTGCTGACTCTGGCCGGAACCCGCTCGCCCCATCTGGAATCCATAATGCAAAGCCTTGAAAGCCAAGGCTTTGGCGCAGAGATCAGACGCGTCCCTTATGAATTTCAACGGGGCGGCAATGAAATGTTGCTTATCGAGCCGGTCTAA